The genome window TTCTTCCGTCGAAGGTCGACATTCGGGCTCACATAGGGGTCAAATGTGTGTTTTTGCTCGATGAAGATCTGATGCCACAGCATGAAGACGAGGATCGTCCAGATTTTGCGGCTGTAATCCGCGTTGCCTTCCCGATGCTCATCCAGCATGTAGAGAACGTAGGCTTTGTTGATCAGATCGTCCACTTTGGATTCGAAAACGATTTCCTTCGCCCATTTGTAGAACTCGTTCTTCAGCCAATGACGAGTCGGTACAGGGAAGCCCAGTTTCTTTCTCATCTTGATTTCCGGCGGCAAGAAGTCCTTCATGGCCTCGCGCAGAACGTGCTTGGTCGTTCCGTTCGCAATTTTGTACTTCGTCGGGATGGTGGCGGCAAATTCAAAGACTTTCAGGTCGATGAAAGGCACGCGCAGCTCCAGGGAATTGGCCATCGTCATTTTGTCAGCCTTCATCAGGATGTTGCCGCGCAGCCAGGTATGGATGTCCAAATACTGCATTTTGGTAACATCATCATACTGGGAAGCGCGCTTGTAAATTTCCTCTGTTACCGTGAATGGAGAAACATACGCGCTCGAGTTGGCGATATCTTCCATCACGACACGTTTTTTCAACTCTTCACTGAAGATCAATGCATTCCCGAAGAAACGCTCTTCCACTGTCTTCGAACCACGGATCAGGAAATTCTTCCCTTTGACTTGATCGGGCAGGCGTTCTGCCATGTACCCGATGGAATGACGCATCCAGCCAGGCATGCCAGAGAACATTTTCAAGGAATTCGGCTCCCGATAAATGTTGTAGCCGCCGAAAAATTCGTCCGCTCCTTCTCCGGAGAGAACGACGGTGACGTGCTCGCTCGCCATCTGTGCGACAAAGTAGAGCAGGATCGCGGATGGATCCGCTACCGGTTCGTCTTGGTGCCAGATGAGGCGCGGCAGTTCGTTCATATATTGCTGGGCACTCACGACCATCTCGTGATGCTCGGAACCCAAATATTGTGCAGTTCGCTTCGCAAAATCCAGCTCGCTGTAGCCTGGTATGTCAGAACCGACAGAAAAGGTTTTGACAGGCTCAAACGTGCGGAGCATGCCGACGATACTGCTGGAATCAACCCCGCTGGAAAGGAACGCTCCGCGTGGCACCTCGCTCACACGGTGCTTGTCGACCGATTCGAGCAGGACGCTGCGGGTTCCTTCTACAAAGTAAGAGAGAGGCTTGCTCTCATCAGGGTTGAACTCGACATCCCAATAACGTTCCAGTTTGATCTGGTCGTTTTCGATGATAAACGAGTGGGCAGGCGGTACGCGGTAGATCCCTCGGTACATGGTTTCCGGATCCGGTACGTACTGGAACGTCAGGTAGTGATAAAAGGCTTTGTGATTCACTTCCCGTTTCAGCCCCGGCATTTCAAGCAGGCTCTTGATTTCACTTGCCACCCCGATAGAATCGCCAGTCTCCACGTAGTAGAGTGGCTTGATACCAAAATGGTCACGCGCGCCAAAAAGCCGTTTTTTGCGAGAATCGTAGATGGTAAAACCGAACATTCCGCGAAGATGCTTGGGAGCGTCCGTTCCTACTTCCTCGTAGAGGTGCAGGATGGTTTCGATATCAGAATCGGTGTGGAAGACGTGACCGATGTCCTTTAACCATTGTTGCAATTCCTTATAGTTGTAGACTTCCCCATTCCCAATGATCCAGATGTCTCGGGTTTCATTAAACAGCGGTTGGTGTCCGCCTTCCACGTCAATGATGCTTAAACGACGAAAGCCCAGGGCGACGTTATCCTCTAGATGGAAACCATCGTCGTCTGGACCGCGGTGCAGAATGACACCGGTCATCGCGCTGATTGCTTCTTGCCCGACAGGTGTTTGCCGCTTGTTGTAGAGTGATACGATTCCACACATATGAAATGACTCTTCCTCTCACTGGATTGCTCCTGCTAACTCTATCATGTATCGACAGTCAGCGCAATGACTCCGAATGCCTACAATCCTCAGCCTGCATATGGCTGGCAAGCCTATCCATTCCTATTTTTGTCCCGGAGAACCAGGATATACTCGGGAATGCGAAAGAATGTTTCGACAAGAGGATCGGGGGAGTGTGCGTGACGTTGTACAGAGCCAGCATCTCAATGGTTGTCGGACTGATTTTGTCGTCCTATTTGCACCAGGCCTGGCTGCTGGCAGCGGGAGGAATCGGGCTGGCCGTTGCCTTGATCACCGCTATCCCCGTTCATCTGCGCAGGTGGATTCTGGCCTATACTTTCCTCTCTATTTTAACAGGTCTCTATTTTTATGGGTACGAGATTCTCCATCAATCCGTGCTAAAGCCTTATGCCGTTCAGGAGAGCAGCGTGTGGGTGCGCGGAACGATTGACTCGGCAGTGGTCCGAGATGGCGATGTCGCCCGGTTTCATCTCGACATGCAAGAATGGACATTGAGTGGTAATAAATGGAATAAACTAAGCCAAAGAGAGCGGATAGCCGTCCGCATCCTTTTGGATCACAAAGACGAAGCGGATCGCGTCGATACCTGGAAAAGAGGCAGCCAGTGGTCAGGGCGTATTCGGCTCTCTGTCCCCGCGGCAGCCCGCAATCCGCACGCGTTCGACTATTCGCGATATTTGCACTGGCAAGGGATACACGTAATTGGAGAAGGCTCCTACGGCACAGTCCGGATAGAGGAGCAAAGCAGCCTTTGGGCACCATTTCAAAGCTGGCAAACGGATGCGGCTGGCAGAATCGATTTGCTGTTTGATGATCCTGAGGCGGCAGGGTATATGAAGTCATTGCTATTGGGCGTGGGGGAGGATGTGGACCCCGAGCTGCAGGAGATGTACGCGGATTTGGGACTGAGCCATGTCCTGGCTATTTCCGGATTGCATGTCACGCTTGTCAGCAGCATGTTCATGTGGATCTTGGAACGAGCTGGGGTGGCCCGCAGGTGGGCATTGCTAGCCACGATCGGCATGCTCATCGGATATGTGCTTCTCGTCGGAGCGAGTGCCTCGGCAGTTCGTTCCGGGCTTATGGGGGGAGTCGGACTCGCCTGTCAAGTGTTGGGCAAAAGGGTCGATGGAAAAGACGTTTGGGCAGGCGCCCTCATCGTCATGCTGCTGGTCAATCCATATCTGCTGTGGCAGATCGGGTTTCAGCTTTCGTTTGCCGTCACCCTCGGTCTCATTCTTTTCGTACCGTTTAGCCAGCACATCTTCATTCGAATCCCCCTGTGGATCCGTACGCTGGTAGCGGTTACGCTGGCTGCTCAAGCCGTGTCCTTTCCGTTTCTGCTCTATCACTTTCATCAGTTTTCTATGCTTTCCTGGCTCGTCAACCTGGTCATAACGCCCATTCTGTCCCTGGTTGTTTTGCCGCTTGGGTATATCGCTCTCGTTGCGGGCATGCTTCATCCGTTTTTGGCAGGCTGGCCTGTACTGGTGTCAACCTATCTGTTAAAAACCCTGCATGAACCGTTGTTTGCCATGATTCGATGGAACCTTCCGTTTTCTCATTGGCCGCATCCAGATTGGTGGTGGATTTTGCTTTATGCTGGCTTCTTGTTCATGT of Brevibacillus choshinensis contains these proteins:
- the asnB gene encoding asparagine synthase (glutamine-hydrolyzing), with protein sequence MCGIVSLYNKRQTPVGQEAISAMTGVILHRGPDDDGFHLEDNVALGFRRLSIIDVEGGHQPLFNETRDIWIIGNGEVYNYKELQQWLKDIGHVFHTDSDIETILHLYEEVGTDAPKHLRGMFGFTIYDSRKKRLFGARDHFGIKPLYYVETGDSIGVASEIKSLLEMPGLKREVNHKAFYHYLTFQYVPDPETMYRGIYRVPPAHSFIIENDQIKLERYWDVEFNPDESKPLSYFVEGTRSVLLESVDKHRVSEVPRGAFLSSGVDSSSIVGMLRTFEPVKTFSVGSDIPGYSELDFAKRTAQYLGSEHHEMVVSAQQYMNELPRLIWHQDEPVADPSAILLYFVAQMASEHVTVVLSGEGADEFFGGYNIYREPNSLKMFSGMPGWMRHSIGYMAERLPDQVKGKNFLIRGSKTVEERFFGNALIFSEELKKRVVMEDIANSSAYVSPFTVTEEIYKRASQYDDVTKMQYLDIHTWLRGNILMKADKMTMANSLELRVPFIDLKVFEFAATIPTKYKIANGTTKHVLREAMKDFLPPEIKMRKKLGFPVPTRHWLKNEFYKWAKEIVFESKVDDLINKAYVLYMLDEHREGNADYSRKIWTILVFMLWHQIFIEQKHTFDPYVSPNVDLRRKKNSLQHIG
- a CDS encoding DNA internalization-related competence protein ComEC/Rec2; this translates as MTLYRASISMVVGLILSSYLHQAWLLAAGGIGLAVALITAIPVHLRRWILAYTFLSILTGLYFYGYEILHQSVLKPYAVQESSVWVRGTIDSAVVRDGDVARFHLDMQEWTLSGNKWNKLSQRERIAVRILLDHKDEADRVDTWKRGSQWSGRIRLSVPAAARNPHAFDYSRYLHWQGIHVIGEGSYGTVRIEEQSSLWAPFQSWQTDAAGRIDLLFDDPEAAGYMKSLLLGVGEDVDPELQEMYADLGLSHVLAISGLHVTLVSSMFMWILERAGVARRWALLATIGMLIGYVLLVGASASAVRSGLMGGVGLACQVLGKRVDGKDVWAGALIVMLLVNPYLLWQIGFQLSFAVTLGLILFVPFSQHIFIRIPLWIRTLVAVTLAAQAVSFPFLLYHFHQFSMLSWLVNLVITPILSLVVLPLGYIALVAGMLHPFLAGWPVLVSTYLLKTLHEPLFAMIRWNLPFSHWPHPDWWWILLYAGFLFMLPILWKMGYHRQRDAIVYLALFIGFIVLARQPFSGYQEVRITFLDIGQGDSIVVEVTDKKVYLIDAGGTFRFPAREAWRERRDPFEVGKDIVLPFLRARGIERIDRVVMTHGDLDHIGGMAALVPRFSFGEVLVNGAPPEGIERDIIRQFQQKGVPILTGSPGQTWSDAPGVNWKWVEPGQTSSASGNEASIVLQLTAYGKTVLFTGDIESDGESRVVQGGLPEVDVLKVAHHGSNTSSSDAFLAAIRPKTAVISVGTNNRYGHPSAEAMQRLKKSGSKVYRTDRHGAVTLIITPEGMVWQTQGSNT